The DNA window GGCAATTATTAATTTGATTTCGTTCATAATTCTATGGGTAATTCAATTTCAAAAGTTGTTTTTCCAGGTATTGAATGGATTGCAATTGTACCATTGCAAATTTCAACACGTTCTTTGATGTTACTAATTCCTAAACCTAATTTGACGGTGCTGCTATCAAAACCAATTCCGTCATCAAAATAAAAAAGAGAAATAAAATCATCGAATTCTGAAAGTGTAATTCGGATGTTTTTAGCATTAGCGTGTTTTAAAGAATTATTGATAAGCTCTTGGCTAATTCTAAAAAGATTAATGGCTTGATGGTTGGTAATGTTTGAGTTATCTTGTTGTGTTAGATCTTCGAATTCGATACTAACAGTAGTTGATTTTTTAAGGTTTTCTATAAAATTAGTTAAGGTTGCTCCTATTCCAAAATCATCTATGGAAGCCGGCATTAAAGCATTCGACATCAATCTGATTTCAGAAATAGTGTCATCCACAATTTTTTTCATTTCCGTTTTCGTCGATTCATTTTCAACTTTATTTTCAATATAGTGCTTCAAAGAGGTTAAATACGGGCCTACTCCATCGTGGAGTTCTCGTGATAATCGTCGTCTTTCGTTTTCTAAACTATTAACTAACATTCGTTTGGCTAAAATTTGGGTGTTCTCTTCATTATTTCTAAACTCTATCAACTTATCTCTCATCGCTAAAAGACTTTTGCCTAGCAAATCATTAGGACTTTTTAACTGATAATCGGTATTTAAATTCATTTTACCAATAGCATCGGAGAATTTTACGGCGCCTTGTAAAGAAACTTTCAAATTCGCCAGCGCATCAAACATTTCCTTTATCTCATTAGAATTTTTTATAAATTCATTCGTTTGATTGTAATCTCCTTCTGCCATAATTCGGAGACTTTTTTGCATATTTTTTATTGGGCTGCTAATAATTCTTGTAAGAAAAAGTGAGAAAAAAACAGCTAAAAGAAAAATACCAAAAGTTAAAATTACCAACCTTTCCCTTAATTTTTTTAAAGGCAAAGTAACTTCATCAACATCAATTTCAGAAAGAATTACCATTTTTAGGTTAGGGATTTCTAGAGGGCTTGACACACTGTATACCGCGACACCTCTGTAATCCTCAAAAACACCTCTGCCGTTTTTCCCTTTAAAAGCGTTCGCAACGTTTTCTTTTTTAACAGAAAGGGTGTAAGGGATTTTATCAGGATAAA is part of the Flavobacterium nackdongense genome and encodes:
- a CDS encoding sensor histidine kinase, yielding MSIRTLILIIINSLIAFVIVVLAFVSYQEFSKVLDDRVLQQLNSIKTLKKKQIEHLIKSEWERFETIEFYNQNVDSSIILLPASIKISSGIHDFTPYCIDKRTAIGFVSKTKGGTKIKILDNNKLKKILFERTGMGSSGESYLVGKDFRLRSQSRFYPDKIPYTLSVKKENVANAFKGKNGRGVFEDYRGVAVYSVSSPLEIPNLKMVILSEIDVDEVTLPLKKLRERLVILTFGIFLLAVFFSLFLTRIISSPIKNMQKSLRIMAEGDYNQTNEFIKNSNEIKEMFDALANLKVSLQGAVKFSDAIGKMNLNTDYQLKSPNDLLGKSLLAMRDKLIEFRNNEENTQILAKRMLVNSLENERRRLSRELHDGVGPYLTSLKHYIENKVENESTKTEMKKIVDDTISEIRLMSNALMPASIDDFGIGATLTNFIENLKKSTTVSIEFEDLTQQDNSNITNHQAINLFRISQELINNSLKHANAKNIRITLSEFDDFISLFYFDDGIGFDSSTVKLGLGISNIKERVEICNGTIAIHSIPGKTTFEIELPIEL